A genomic region of Parambassis ranga chromosome 7, fParRan2.1, whole genome shotgun sequence contains the following coding sequences:
- the taf13 gene encoding transcription initiation factor TFIID subunit 13 isoform X1, with amino-acid sequence MKPSVFSRMADEEDETGFDEELEDGSGGVDVGHGKRKRLFSKELRCMMYGFGDDQNPYTESVDILEDLVIEFITEMTHKAMSIGRQGRVQVEDIVFLIRKDPRKFARVKDLLTMNEELKRARKAFDEANYGS; translated from the exons A TGAAACCATCTGTTTTTAGCAGAATGGCGGACGAGGAGGACGAGACTGGCTTCGACGAGGAGTTGGAGGACGGCTCCGGAGGTGTGGATGTTGGCCACGGCAAAAGAAAGAGGCTTTTCTCCAAGGAGCTTCGGTGCATGATGTACGGATTCGGAGACGACCAGAACCCGTACACGGAGTCTGTGGATATTCTGGAGGACCTGGTGATCGAGTTCATCACGGAGATGACCCACAAAGCCATGTCTATCGGACGGCAGGGTCGCGTCCAGGTGGAGGACATCGTTTTCCTCATTCGCAAAGACCCCAGGAAGTTTGCCAGAGTCAAAGACCTGCTGACCATGAACGAGGAGCTAAAGAGAGCCCGGAAGGCTTTCGATGAAGCTAATTATGGCTCCTAA
- the taf13 gene encoding transcription initiation factor TFIID subunit 13 isoform X2 encodes MADEEDETGFDEELEDGSGGVDVGHGKRKRLFSKELRCMMYGFGDDQNPYTESVDILEDLVIEFITEMTHKAMSIGRQGRVQVEDIVFLIRKDPRKFARVKDLLTMNEELKRARKAFDEANYGS; translated from the coding sequence ATGGCGGACGAGGAGGACGAGACTGGCTTCGACGAGGAGTTGGAGGACGGCTCCGGAGGTGTGGATGTTGGCCACGGCAAAAGAAAGAGGCTTTTCTCCAAGGAGCTTCGGTGCATGATGTACGGATTCGGAGACGACCAGAACCCGTACACGGAGTCTGTGGATATTCTGGAGGACCTGGTGATCGAGTTCATCACGGAGATGACCCACAAAGCCATGTCTATCGGACGGCAGGGTCGCGTCCAGGTGGAGGACATCGTTTTCCTCATTCGCAAAGACCCCAGGAAGTTTGCCAGAGTCAAAGACCTGCTGACCATGAACGAGGAGCTAAAGAGAGCCCGGAAGGCTTTCGATGAAGCTAATTATGGCTCCTAA